A portion of the Girardinichthys multiradiatus isolate DD_20200921_A chromosome 23, DD_fGirMul_XY1, whole genome shotgun sequence genome contains these proteins:
- the pdzd11 gene encoding PDZ domain-containing protein 11 isoform X4, which yields MMDQKIPYDDYQLPVVFLPSYENPPAWIPPQDRVHHPDYNNELSQFLPRTIVLKKPPGAQLGFNIRGGKASQLGIFISKVVPDSDAHTAGLQEGDQVLSVNDVDFQDIEHSKPRWHYWQRQH from the exons ATGATGGATCAGAAGATTCCTTATGATGACTACCAGCTCCCAGTGGTATTCCTGCCTTCCTATGAGAACCCACCGGCATGGATTCCTCCTCAGGAT AGGGTTCATCACCCAGACTACAACAACGAGCTGAGCCAGTTCCTACCTCGCACCATTGTGTTGAAGAAACCTCCAGGAGCCCAGCTGGGTTTCAACATCCGTGGAGGCAAGGCATCACAATTAGGAATCTTTATATCCAAG GTGGTCCCAGATTCAGATGCCCACACAGCAGGACTGCAGGAAGGAGATCAGGTTCTGTCTGTGAACGATGTTGATTTCCAGGACATAGAACACTCGAAA ccacggtggcactactggcaaaggcaacattaa
- the pdzd11 gene encoding PDZ domain-containing protein 11 isoform X3: MMDQKIPYDDYQLPVVFLPSYENPPAWIPPQDRVHHPDYNNELSQFLPRTIVLKKPPGAQLGFNIRGGKASQLGIFISKSLFMCCQVVPDSDAHTAGLQEGDQVLSVNDVDFQDIEHSKPRWHYWQRQH; this comes from the exons ATGATGGATCAGAAGATTCCTTATGATGACTACCAGCTCCCAGTGGTATTCCTGCCTTCCTATGAGAACCCACCGGCATGGATTCCTCCTCAGGAT AGGGTTCATCACCCAGACTACAACAACGAGCTGAGCCAGTTCCTACCTCGCACCATTGTGTTGAAGAAACCTCCAGGAGCCCAGCTGGGTTTCAACATCCGTGGAGGCAAGGCATCACAATTAGGAATCTTTATATCCAAG TCTCTTTTTATGTGTTGTCAGGTGGTCCCAGATTCAGATGCCCACACAGCAGGACTGCAGGAAGGAGATCAGGTTCTGTCTGTGAACGATGTTGATTTCCAGGACATAGAACACTCGAAA ccacggtggcactactggcaaaggcaacattaa